Proteins found in one Salvelinus alpinus chromosome 11, SLU_Salpinus.1, whole genome shotgun sequence genomic segment:
- the LOC139534253 gene encoding oligosaccharyltransferase complex subunit ostc, protein METLYGIPFAVLECPNIKLKKPSWLHMPSAMTVYAIVIVSYFLITGGIIYDVIVEPPSVGSMTDEHGHQRPVAFLAYRVNGQYIMEGLASSFLFTMGGLGFIILDRSNAPNIPKLNRFLLLFIGFVSVLLSFFMARVFMRMKLPGYLMG, encoded by the exons ATGGAGACATTATACGGTATACCTTTCGCAGTGTTGGAATGTCCAAATATAAAACTCAAAAAGCCGTCATGGTTGCACATGCCCTCTGCTATGACAGTCTATGCGATCGTTATTGTATCGTACTTTCTCATTACTGGAG GCATCATCTACGATGTCATTGTGGAACCACCTAGCGTGGGTTCAATGACGGATGAACATGGGCACCAGCGGCCAGTTGCGTTTTTGGCATACAG AGTGAATGGCCAGTACATCATGGAAGGGTTGGCCTCCAGTTTCCTCTTCACTATGGGAGGCTTGGGCTTCATAATCCTGGATCGCTCCAATGCCCCAAACATCCCTAAACTCAACCGCTTCCTCCTGCTGTTCATTGGTTTTGTAAGCGTCCTGCTCAGCTTCTTCATGGCCAGGGTATTCATGAGAATGAAACTTCC TGGGTACCTCATGGGTTAA